The Caulobacter sp. FWC26 genome contains a region encoding:
- the yajC gene encoding preprotein translocase subunit YajC — protein MPTGSTTATLMNILPIILMVVLFYFMLIRPQQKRQKEHMNMLNNLKRNDTVVLSSGMIGKIVRVEDREVGVEIATGVTVKVVKGMIAEVRAKGEPAVANDAKG, from the coding sequence CACGACGGCGACCCTGATGAACATCCTGCCCATCATCCTGATGGTCGTGCTGTTCTACTTCATGCTGATCCGTCCCCAGCAGAAGCGCCAGAAAGAGCATATGAACATGCTCAACAACCTGAAGCGCAATGACACCGTCGTGCTGTCCAGCGGCATGATCGGCAAGATCGTCCGCGTCGAGGACCGGGAAGTGGGCGTCGAGATCGCTACCGGCGTGACCGTGAAGGTCGTGAAGGGCATGATCGCCGAGGTCCGCGCCAAGGGTGAGCCGGCGGTCGCCAACGACGCCAAGGGCTGA